TTCCCCGTCACCAGCCCAGTAAAAATGGATACGGTGATCAACAAAGAATATGTAGCCCAGATTCGGTCTGTGAAAAACATCGAAGTTCGTGCACAGGAAAAAGGATTTCTTGAAAAAATTTATGTGGACGAGGGTCAGTATGTACAGGCAGGACAGACCCTATTTAGAATTATGCCCCAGCTTTATCAGGCCGAATTATTAAAAGCCAGAGCAGAAGTGGAGCAGGCTTCCATAGAATTAAAAAATGCCAGTACCCTTGCCAGCAATAATATTGTTTCTAAAAATGAAAGAGCAATGGCTAAAGCTAAATTGGACGCTGCCAATGCAGAAATGAAATTAGCTCAGATTCATTTATCATTTACAGATATCAAAGCACCGTTTTCCGGTGTTATCAACAGACTACCTTTAAAACTGGGAAGCCTTGTAGACGAAGGAGATTTGCTGACCTCTTTATCAGACAATACCAATGTCTACAGTTATTTTAACGTTTCAGAACCTGAATATATAACTTACCAGACTCATGCTGCCGACAGGGGAAGCAAAGAAGTATCTTTAATTATGGCCAACGGAGAAATGCTTTCTCAAAAAGGAGAGATACAAACCATAGAAGGGGAATTTGACAATGAGACCGGAAATATTGCCTTCAGAGCAAAATTCCCAAACCCTGATAAGCTGCTTAGAAACGGTGAAACAGGAAAAGTTCAGATGACTCTTCCGGTTCACAATGCACTCATCATTCCTCAGAAAGCGACCTATGAAATTCAGGATCAGAAATATGTATTCATCATCGATAAAAACGGAACTGCAAAATCCAGAAATATAAAAATAGCTTACGAACTGCCCGATCTTTATGTAGTAGGTTCAGGGCTTGCAGAAGGAGATAAGATCCTTTTGGAAGGGGTACAGAAGGTAAAAGATGACCAGAAAATTCAGACCAAATTCCAGGATCCTAAGAAAGTTCTTCAGTCATTGAAACTAAAAGCAGAGTAGTCTACTCGTAAAACGAAGCAGTATGTTTAAGAAATTCATCCGCAGACCCGTTCTGTCTATCGTGATCTCTTTGATCATCGTATTTATGGGAGTTTTGTCGCTGGTAAAGCTACCGGTGACCCAGTTTCCCTCCATTTCACCACCTAAAGTAAATATCACCGCAGAATATCCGGGAGCCAACAATGAACTATTGATCAAATCAGTGGTTATTCCCCTCGAAAGAGGTTTAAATGGTGTTCCTGGCATGAAATATATGACTTCTGATGCCGGTAATGATGGGGAAGCTTCCATTCAGATTGTATTTGATCTTGGGACAGATCCCAATGTAGCGGCAGTTAACGTTCAGAACCGTGTATCTTCCGTTGTTAATAAATTACCTCCTTTAGTAGTACGTGAAGGGGTAAAAATTACCCGTGAAGAGCCTAACATGTTGATGTACATTAACCTGTACAGTGACGATCCTAAAGCCGACCAGAAATTCCTTTTCAACTATGCTGATATCAATGTGATGTCCGAGCTGAGAAGGGTAAGTGGAGTAGGCTTCGCAGACATCCTGGGAACCCGTGAGTATGCCATGCGTATCTGGCTGAAACCAGACAGGCTTACCGCTTACAATATCTCCGCAGACGAAGTAATGGAATCCCTTAACCAGCAGAGTTTAGAAGCTTCTCCGGGTAAAACAGGGGAAAGCTCAGGAAAACGTTCCCAATCATTTGAATATATCCTGAAATATTCCGGACGTTTCAATACCGAAAAAGATTATGGAAATATCATCTTAAAAGCCAAGCCGGGCGGGGAATTTGTAAGATTAAAAGACGTTGCCGATATAGAATTCGGTTCCTCAATGTATGACATCTATTCTACATTGAACGGAAAGCCGTCTGCGGCAATTACTGTAAAACAATCCTACGGTTCCAATGCAAGTGACGTTATCAAAAATGTTAAAACATTGATGAAAGATCTTGAGAAAAATAACTTCCCGAAAGGAATGCATTATGACATCAGTTATGACGTTTCCAGATTCCTGGATGCTTCTATGGAAAAAGTAATTCATACCCTGTTTGAAGCCTTTATTCTGGTGGCAATTGTGGTATTCCTTTTCCTTGGAGACTGGCGTTCCACCTTGATTCCTGCCTTGGCTGTTCCGGTTTCACTGGTTGGAACATTTGCAGTCATGTCCGCATTTGGAATTACGTTAAACATGATTTCACTCTTTGCATTGGTAATGGCCATCGGGGTCGTCGTCGATGATGCCATTGTGGTAATTGAAGCTGTCCACGCCAAAATGGAAGAAAAAGGACTTTCTCCGTTAAAAGCTACGGAAGAAGCGATGCACGAGATCAGTGGTGCGATTATCGCGATTACTTTGGTAATGGCTTCCGTATTCATCCCGATTGCATTTATGTCAGGACCGGTTGGGGTATTTTACCGTCAGTTCTCTATTACAATGGCTTCTGCAATTATCCTTTCAGGAGTTGTGGCTTTGACATTGACTCCGGCTTTATGTGCATTGATCTTAAGAAACAACCACGGAAAAGCGAAAAAGAAAACTCCGATTACCATTTTCCTGGATAAATTCAACAATATATTCACAAAAGGAGCGGGGAGATATGAGAAAATGCTGAATAAGACAGTGACGAAAAAATCCATCACTCTTCCTTTATTACTGGCATTTTGTGCCTGTACATTCTTCCTGAGTAATTCACTTCCTTCAGGATTTATTCCGGCGGAAGACCAGGGGATGATCTATGCCATTATCCAGACTCCTCCCGGATCTACTCTGGAAAGAACCAACCAGATTGCTAAAGAATTATTAAGAGAATCTGAAGATATTGATGGTGTTCAGTCCGTTTCTTCACTGGCAGGGTATGAAATCCTGACAGAAGGTACGGGATCCAACTCTGGAACTTGTCTGATCAACCTTAAAAGCTGGGAAGAACGTAAAGAATCTGCTGCCGAGAT
The Chryseobacterium sp. W4I1 DNA segment above includes these coding regions:
- a CDS encoding efflux RND transporter periplasmic adaptor subunit, with protein sequence MKRVASGIALSVLFLAVSCNKKKEEKEEATVFPVTSPVKMDTVINKEYVAQIRSVKNIEVRAQEKGFLEKIYVDEGQYVQAGQTLFRIMPQLYQAELLKARAEVEQASIELKNASTLASNNIVSKNERAMAKAKLDAANAEMKLAQIHLSFTDIKAPFSGVINRLPLKLGSLVDEGDLLTSLSDNTNVYSYFNVSEPEYITYQTHAADRGSKEVSLIMANGEMLSQKGEIQTIEGEFDNETGNIAFRAKFPNPDKLLRNGETGKVQMTLPVHNALIIPQKATYEIQDQKYVFIIDKNGTAKSRNIKIAYELPDLYVVGSGLAEGDKILLEGVQKVKDDQKIQTKFQDPKKVLQSLKLKAE
- a CDS encoding efflux RND transporter permease subunit — translated: MFKKFIRRPVLSIVISLIIVFMGVLSLVKLPVTQFPSISPPKVNITAEYPGANNELLIKSVVIPLERGLNGVPGMKYMTSDAGNDGEASIQIVFDLGTDPNVAAVNVQNRVSSVVNKLPPLVVREGVKITREEPNMLMYINLYSDDPKADQKFLFNYADINVMSELRRVSGVGFADILGTREYAMRIWLKPDRLTAYNISADEVMESLNQQSLEASPGKTGESSGKRSQSFEYILKYSGRFNTEKDYGNIILKAKPGGEFVRLKDVADIEFGSSMYDIYSTLNGKPSAAITVKQSYGSNASDVIKNVKTLMKDLEKNNFPKGMHYDISYDVSRFLDASMEKVIHTLFEAFILVAIVVFLFLGDWRSTLIPALAVPVSLVGTFAVMSAFGITLNMISLFALVMAIGVVVDDAIVVIEAVHAKMEEKGLSPLKATEEAMHEISGAIIAITLVMASVFIPIAFMSGPVGVFYRQFSITMASAIILSGVVALTLTPALCALILRNNHGKAKKKTPITIFLDKFNNIFTKGAGRYEKMLNKTVTKKSITLPLLLAFCACTFFLSNSLPSGFIPAEDQGMIYAIIQTPPGSTLERTNQIAKELLRESEDIDGVQSVSSLAGYEILTEGTGSNSGTCLINLKSWEERKESAAEIIEKLEEKAKNIPGANIEFFQPPSIPGYGAAGGFELRLLDKAGSGDYHKMEQVSNDFVKELKKRPELGSAFTFYSASFPQYMLKVDNDLAEQKGVTIDNAMGNLSTLIGSNYETSFIRFDRPYKVIVQAGPQYRALPTDLLKLYVKNDKEQMVPYSDFMKLEKVYGLSEITRHNMYNSSEVSGTPAPGYSSGQAIQAIQEVADKTLPRGFGIDWAGISKDEVSRGNEAVFIFLVCLGFVYLILAAQYESFILPLPVILSLPTGIFGAFLCLKLLGLENNIYAQVAMVMLIGLLGKNAVLIVEFAVQKKAEEGIPVAKAAIEGAAIRFRPILMTSFAFVAGLIPLVMATGPGAVGNRTIGTAAAGGMLIGTIFGLMIIPGLYYIFGTIAEKSKLAKYEEENPLTEQTEPYQHDNKHEDL